The following proteins are co-located in the Billgrantia tianxiuensis genome:
- a CDS encoding molybdopterin cofactor-binding domain-containing protein translates to MGDRTSVPPYRYPHRQIACDDVPTLVRASWLRGVSAMPNTFAHESHIDELAQLAGEDPVAYRLRYLTDPRAVELTEAVAARAGWQPRVAHSAPRMVEGWHHGRGVAYAQYVHSKFPGFGAALAAWVVELKVHPESGRIVIERLVVGQDAGLMVNPAGVRHQVHGNVIQTLSRTLKERVAFEDGLPVSREWGGYPILRFSELPEIDVMLLERPEAPPLGVGESTSLPGAPAIANALYDATGVRFTRPPFTPEVVRRALAAARSRPVEAIG, encoded by the coding sequence ATGGGGGATCGTACCTCGGTCCCGCCTTATCGCTACCCGCATCGGCAGATCGCCTGCGATGACGTGCCGACCCTGGTACGCGCCTCCTGGTTGCGTGGGGTCTCGGCCATGCCCAACACCTTTGCTCATGAGAGCCATATCGACGAACTGGCCCAGTTGGCCGGTGAGGATCCGGTAGCCTATCGGCTGCGCTACCTGACCGACCCGCGTGCGGTGGAGTTGACCGAGGCCGTGGCAGCGCGAGCGGGCTGGCAGCCCCGGGTGGCCCATTCCGCACCCCGGATGGTCGAGGGTTGGCACCATGGGCGAGGGGTGGCCTACGCCCAGTACGTACACAGTAAGTTTCCCGGTTTTGGCGCGGCCCTGGCAGCATGGGTGGTTGAGTTGAAGGTGCACCCCGAGAGTGGACGCATCGTCATCGAGCGGCTGGTCGTGGGCCAGGACGCCGGCCTCATGGTCAACCCGGCCGGCGTGCGTCATCAGGTGCACGGCAATGTCATCCAGACGCTGAGCCGGACCCTCAAGGAGCGGGTCGCCTTCGAGGACGGCCTGCCGGTGAGCCGGGAGTGGGGCGGCTATCCGATCCTGCGGTTCTCCGAGCTGCCCGAGATCGACGTCATGCTCCTCGAGCGCCCCGAGGCACCGCCGCTGGGGGTCGGAGAATCCACCTCCCTGCCCGGCGCTCCGGCCATCGCCAATGCTCTCTACGATGCCACCGGGGTGCGCTTCACCCGCCCCCCCTTCACACCGGAGGTGGTGCGTCGCGCCCTGGCTGCTGCTCGGTCGAGGCCGGTTGAGGCGATCGGCTGA
- a CDS encoding XdhC family protein, producing MDHLDLQVIERALQWANRGHRLWLCTVLATFGSSPREPGAMLVARQDGEHLGSLSGGCVEEDFLERLHQGEFAGPVQRVRYGGQGSEPGASRVRLPCGGSLEVLVERLEPDAATLTHLEVVHATLLGRRALIRRVPLDGRGAHFVLAEAPGPAILREEGVIGVRLGPALRLIIAGISPVSQACASFASTLGFEVIVCDPREKARREFAVPGVEVQAVMPSTFIASGACHAATAVVALTHDPRIDDLAMIEAVRTDAFYIGVMGSRQTSRQREARLRRSGGLGSEQIARITMPIGLGLGSKTPAEIALAVMADIVRVHRGKARDAL from the coding sequence ATGGACCATCTCGACTTGCAGGTCATCGAGCGCGCCCTGCAGTGGGCCAACCGGGGCCATCGTCTATGGCTGTGCACGGTGCTGGCCACCTTCGGCTCATCCCCCCGGGAGCCCGGCGCCATGCTGGTGGCACGCCAGGACGGTGAGCACCTGGGGTCGCTGTCCGGTGGCTGCGTGGAGGAGGACTTTCTCGAGCGGCTGCACCAAGGGGAGTTTGCCGGGCCGGTACAACGGGTGCGGTATGGCGGCCAGGGGAGCGAGCCGGGCGCGAGCCGTGTACGGTTGCCCTGTGGAGGCAGCCTGGAGGTGCTGGTAGAGCGGCTGGAGCCCGACGCGGCCACCCTGACCCACCTGGAGGTGGTGCATGCCACCCTGCTCGGCCGACGAGCCCTGATTCGGCGTGTGCCGCTGGATGGTCGCGGGGCGCATTTCGTGCTGGCCGAGGCGCCGGGGCCCGCCATCCTGCGGGAGGAGGGCGTAATCGGCGTGCGCCTCGGCCCGGCACTGCGCCTGATCATTGCGGGTATCTCTCCGGTTTCTCAGGCCTGTGCCAGCTTCGCCAGTACCCTGGGCTTCGAGGTCATCGTTTGTGATCCCCGAGAGAAGGCGCGTCGGGAGTTTGCGGTACCGGGGGTGGAGGTGCAGGCGGTAATGCCCTCGACTTTCATCGCCTCGGGTGCCTGTCATGCCGCCACCGCCGTGGTGGCCCTGACCCATGATCCCCGCATCGACGATCTGGCGATGATCGAGGCCGTGCGCACCGACGCTTTCTATATCGGCGTGATGGGCTCGCGGCAGACCTCGCGTCAGCGCGAGGCGCGGCTGCGTCGCTCGGGGGGGCTCGGCTCCGAGCAGATCGCTCGGATCACGATGCCCATTGGCCTTGGTCTTGGCAGCAAGACGCCGGCCGAAATCGCTCTGGCGGTCATGGCCGATATCGTCCGGGTCCATCGGGGCAAGGCGCGAGATGCGCTCTAA
- a CDS encoding nucleotidyltransferase family protein, producing the protein MRSKHSLALIMAAGHSRRFGSDKRLARLADGRTLLATTLAAAMDAFEQVRVVVNTQVAPADLGIPEAMVLVIRPAAPVGLGGSIAHAFRELDQPLSRCDVDSVAIWLGDMPWVRPETCQRLARRAAADTIVRPLYRDMPGHPVFFGRDYWPALAANLDDLGARPVLARFADKVIAVPVADPG; encoded by the coding sequence ATGCGCTCTAAGCACTCGTTGGCCCTGATCATGGCGGCGGGGCACTCCCGGCGCTTCGGCAGTGACAAGCGACTGGCGCGGCTCGCCGATGGTCGGACGTTGCTCGCCACCACCCTGGCCGCCGCCATGGACGCCTTCGAGCAGGTAAGGGTGGTGGTGAATACCCAGGTGGCACCCGCCGATCTGGGGATTCCCGAGGCCATGGTGCTGGTCATCCGGCCCGCGGCCCCGGTGGGGCTTGGAGGCAGCATCGCCCATGCCTTCCGGGAGCTCGACCAGCCGCTGTCGCGCTGTGATGTCGACAGTGTCGCCATCTGGCTGGGCGATATGCCCTGGGTGAGGCCCGAAACCTGCCAGCGGCTGGCTCGACGAGCCGCAGCCGACACCATCGTCAGACCCCTCTACCGTGATATGCCCGGACATCCGGTCTTCTTCGGTCGTGACTACTGGCCCGCCCTGGCCGCCAACCTGGATGATCTGGGGGCCAGGCCGGTTCTCGCTCGGTTCGCCGACAAGGTGATTGCCGTGCCGGTAGCGGATCCGGGGTGA
- a CDS encoding ExeM/NucH family extracellular endonuclease, whose translation MTLTAQPRTTGKRRHPGVTRRAGPSSLLLALLLVALPAAAGCPEPSSADLAAIKGMGERTALPADREVIVDGVVTGEFLGRERLNGFYLQQATEHGPVGLFVYMPGATPSDGALIAPGTHLQLHARTGEYRGQIQLQRVERIETCARDQLPEPLAVDWPLSEEQLSRKEGLLLTFPQTLTVTGNDELARYGSLRLAANRLFRPTNAPGEPQQGDILELDDGSYRAFPSPIPYLDAEGTRRVGSTVEGLTGILTHAFDAYRLHPTLEPRFENTNPRPEPLPAPGERLRVATFNVENYFISLGQRGAANADELERQRAKLAAAVEGLQADILALVEVENDPRALADLVEQLSERTGIRYRAVGGDADRGSDAIKLALIYRPDRVEAVSELYADNNPAHHRPPLAAFFRSLNGGPAFGIVTAHYKSKTGCPPSGDIDRGQGCWNQRRVEQSEAMNAFLERLAAAEGHERLLLTGDLNAYGAEDPVRPLVHAGLVDLIARELPPERRYSYVFRGESGYLDHALASPELAAAVAEVRPWPINADEPTFLGYDGPDNAAPHFRPDPFRSSDHDPIAVDLEWR comes from the coding sequence ATGACCCTCACCGCCCAGCCGCGCACTACCGGCAAGCGCCGGCACCCTGGCGTGACCCGCCGTGCAGGCCCCTCCAGCCTGTTGCTGGCCCTGCTGCTGGTGGCCCTACCGGCGGCGGCCGGTTGCCCCGAGCCATCCAGCGCCGACCTTGCCGCCATCAAGGGGATGGGTGAACGCACGGCCCTGCCCGCCGACCGTGAGGTGATCGTCGACGGCGTGGTGACCGGTGAGTTTCTCGGCCGCGAACGGCTGAACGGTTTCTACTTGCAGCAGGCAACGGAGCATGGCCCCGTCGGCCTGTTCGTCTATATGCCTGGCGCCACGCCGAGCGATGGGGCGCTCATCGCTCCCGGCACACACCTGCAACTCCACGCCCGCACCGGCGAGTACCGCGGCCAGATTCAACTGCAGCGGGTCGAGCGGATCGAAACCTGTGCCCGCGATCAACTGCCCGAGCCGCTTGCGGTCGACTGGCCGCTCAGCGAGGAGCAACTGTCACGCAAGGAAGGGCTGCTTCTGACGTTTCCGCAGACGCTGACCGTCACCGGCAACGACGAGCTGGCTCGCTACGGCTCCCTGAGGCTGGCCGCCAACCGCCTGTTCCGCCCCACGAATGCGCCCGGCGAGCCCCAGCAGGGGGATATCCTCGAGCTGGACGATGGCAGCTACCGCGCCTTTCCGAGCCCCATTCCCTACCTGGATGCGGAGGGTACCCGCCGTGTCGGTAGCACCGTGGAGGGGCTGACCGGGATACTGACCCACGCCTTCGATGCCTACCGCCTGCACCCAACCCTAGAGCCGCGCTTCGAGAACACCAACCCGCGCCCGGAACCGCTGCCGGCGCCGGGAGAACGGCTGCGGGTGGCAACCTTCAACGTGGAGAACTATTTCATCAGCCTGGGCCAGCGCGGCGCCGCCAACGCCGACGAGCTGGAGCGTCAGCGGGCCAAGCTCGCCGCTGCGGTCGAGGGCCTGCAGGCCGACATCCTGGCTCTGGTGGAAGTGGAGAACGACCCGCGTGCCCTGGCCGACCTGGTCGAGCAGCTCAGCGAGCGGACCGGCATCCGCTATCGTGCGGTGGGTGGGGACGCCGACCGCGGCAGCGATGCCATCAAGCTCGCCCTGATCTACCGGCCGGACCGGGTAGAGGCCGTGAGCGAGCTCTACGCCGACAACAACCCCGCCCATCATCGCCCGCCGTTGGCGGCCTTCTTCCGTAGCCTGAACGGCGGCCCGGCCTTCGGCATCGTTACCGCACACTACAAGTCCAAGACCGGCTGCCCGCCCAGCGGCGATATCGACCGCGGCCAGGGCTGCTGGAACCAGCGCAGGGTGGAACAATCCGAGGCCATGAACGCCTTCCTCGAGCGCCTGGCTGCCGCCGAGGGGCATGAGCGCCTGCTGCTGACCGGCGACCTCAACGCCTATGGCGCCGAGGACCCGGTCCGCCCCCTGGTCCACGCGGGCCTAGTCGACCTGATCGCCCGCGAGCTGCCGCCGGAGCGCCGCTACAGCTATGTGTTCCGCGGCGAGTCGGGCTATCTGGACCATGCCCTGGCAAGCCCTGAGCTGGCCGCGGCAGTGGCAGAGGTGAGACCGTGGCCCATCAATGCCGACGAGCCCACATTCCTCGGCTATGACGGGCCGGACAACGCAGCGCCCCACTTCCGCCCCGACCCCTTCCGCTCCTCGGACCACGACCCGATCGCAGTCGACCTGGAGTGGCGTTAG
- a CDS encoding AzlD domain-containing protein yields the protein MSSSLWIAVLASALGTLLIRLLPLLWMQRRLERQDGDDGLEAMPQWLSLLGPLMIAALFGVSLMPVTPGAISWLATAIGVLATLAVWWYKRTLGWPVAAGVAAYGIVMMLLG from the coding sequence ATGAGTAGCTCCCTCTGGATTGCCGTCCTGGCCTCGGCGCTGGGTACCCTGTTGATACGCCTGCTGCCACTGCTGTGGATGCAGCGCCGTCTCGAGCGCCAAGACGGCGACGACGGCCTCGAGGCCATGCCCCAATGGCTGAGCCTGCTCGGCCCGCTGATGATCGCCGCCCTCTTCGGTGTGTCGCTGATGCCGGTGACGCCCGGCGCCATCTCCTGGCTGGCCACCGCCATCGGCGTACTGGCGACCCTGGCCGTGTGGTGGTACAAGCGCACCCTGGGCTGGCCGGTGGCTGCGGGCGTGGCCGCCTATGGAATTGTCATGATGCTGCTCGGGTGA
- a CDS encoding AzlC family ABC transporter permease, translating to MSLQAASSPTRPWLTGVSEAIPLLGGYVPVAISFGLIATQAGFSAWEAVAISTLIYAGASQFLFVGMVAAGAPLWLVVAMTLLINLRHVVYAPNLAPWLTSSRLWPWLMHGLTDQIFALAHARLPQLPAAQRLGWYTGAALLAWLSWIGGTALGALAGGELVARWALMGEILPFALPALFLVLVAPRFTSRRWSLALGLTILSALLLTFLGLTNVAIPLAAICGALCFQLVKFGHSEKTEHAQGERHE from the coding sequence ATGAGCCTGCAAGCCGCCTCCTCGCCCACCCGCCCCTGGCTGACCGGCGTGAGCGAGGCCATCCCGCTGCTCGGCGGCTATGTGCCGGTGGCCATCTCCTTCGGGCTGATCGCGACCCAAGCCGGCTTCAGCGCCTGGGAAGCCGTGGCGATCTCGACGCTGATCTATGCCGGTGCCTCGCAGTTCCTGTTCGTCGGCATGGTGGCTGCCGGAGCGCCGCTATGGCTGGTGGTGGCCATGACGCTGCTGATCAACCTGCGTCATGTGGTCTACGCCCCCAACCTGGCCCCCTGGCTGACCTCCAGCCGTCTGTGGCCCTGGCTGATGCACGGCCTCACCGACCAGATCTTCGCCCTGGCCCATGCCCGCCTGCCGCAACTGCCTGCCGCCCAGCGCCTCGGTTGGTACACCGGCGCCGCCCTGCTGGCCTGGCTCAGTTGGATCGGCGGCACGGCGCTAGGCGCCCTGGCCGGCGGTGAACTGGTCGCCCGCTGGGCCCTGATGGGTGAGATCCTGCCCTTCGCCCTGCCCGCGCTCTTCCTGGTACTGGTAGCGCCGCGCTTCACCTCGCGGCGCTGGAGCCTGGCCCTGGGCCTGACCATCCTCAGCGCCCTGCTGCTGACGTTCCTCGGCCTGACCAACGTGGCGATTCCCCTCGCCGCCATCTGTGGCGCGCTGTGCTTCCAGCTCGTCAAGTTCGGTCACAGCGAAAAAACAGAACACGCGCAAGGAGAGCGGCATGAGTAG
- the pncB gene encoding nicotinate phosphoribosyltransferase, producing the protein MGETYREGPIIRSLLDTDWYKLTMMQGVHHQYPNASVTWEFRCRDAEPLERYIPEIREQIDRLATLQLSREESAYLARFPYMSPDFIRFLELFRFRPEYVQVGMQGSELCIVIDGPWSHSILFEIVILAIISEVRNRTLYPNVEIDQAVAQLRRKLEALREAYTPDQLAGFNLADFGTRRRLSQPVQEAIVEVMEVEFPGNFVGTSNVDIARRHGISPMGTMAHEWIMAHQQLGSRLVDSQRAALEAWVQEYRGYLGIALTDTVTLDAFLRDFDLYFAKLFDGLRHDSGDPLWFAEKCIRHYESLGIDPMTKTLIFSDSLTFDKAMRIKTALEGRIRTSFGIGTSLTCDVPGVKPMNIVIKMVSCNGQPVAKISDSPGKTMSRDESYVSYLKHVFGVDRAYGAR; encoded by the coding sequence ATGGGCGAGACCTATCGCGAAGGGCCGATCATCCGCTCCTTGCTGGATACCGACTGGTACAAGCTGACCATGATGCAGGGTGTCCATCACCAGTATCCGAACGCCAGTGTCACCTGGGAGTTTCGCTGTCGCGACGCCGAGCCGCTGGAGCGCTACATTCCCGAGATTCGTGAACAGATCGACCGCCTGGCCACGCTACAGCTGTCTCGCGAAGAGTCAGCGTATCTGGCGCGCTTCCCCTACATGTCGCCCGACTTCATCCGCTTCCTGGAGCTGTTTCGCTTCCGGCCGGAGTACGTCCAGGTCGGCATGCAGGGCAGCGAGCTGTGCATCGTCATCGACGGGCCCTGGTCGCACAGCATCCTGTTCGAGATCGTGATACTCGCCATCATCAGCGAAGTGCGCAATCGGACTCTCTATCCGAATGTGGAAATCGACCAGGCCGTGGCGCAACTGCGCCGCAAGCTCGAGGCGCTGCGCGAGGCCTACACGCCCGACCAGCTTGCCGGCTTCAACCTGGCCGACTTCGGCACGCGGCGGCGGCTCTCCCAGCCGGTCCAGGAGGCGATCGTCGAGGTCATGGAGGTGGAGTTTCCGGGCAACTTCGTCGGCACCAGCAACGTCGACATCGCGCGGCGTCACGGCATCAGCCCGATGGGCACCATGGCTCATGAATGGATCATGGCGCACCAGCAACTGGGCAGTCGTCTGGTGGACAGCCAGCGTGCCGCGCTGGAAGCCTGGGTGCAGGAGTATCGCGGCTACCTGGGCATCGCGCTGACCGATACGGTCACCCTCGATGCCTTCCTGCGCGATTTCGATCTCTACTTCGCCAAGCTCTTCGATGGGTTGCGGCACGACAGCGGCGATCCGCTGTGGTTTGCCGAGAAGTGCATCCGGCACTACGAGTCGCTGGGCATCGACCCGATGACCAAGACGCTGATCTTCAGCGACAGCCTGACCTTCGATAAGGCCATGCGGATCAAGACGGCGCTGGAAGGGCGAATCAGGACCAGTTTCGGTATCGGCACTAGCCTGACCTGCGATGTGCCGGGGGTGAAGCCGATGAACATCGTGATCAAGATGGTTTCGTGCAACGGCCAGCCGGTAGCCAAGATCTCCGATTCGCCGGGCAAGACCATGTCGCGCGACGAGAGTTACGTGAGCTATCTCAAGCACGTCTTTGGCGTGGACCGGGCCTATGGGGCTCGATGA
- a CDS encoding methyl-accepting chemotaxis protein produces MRFVHNLTIRASWTLVLLGFFSMLALLSTIGLLAVTHSQRNFNAFEAVNVHQQGTLNRANSMLLSARLDMARYYEEALEQGGTADAGPLAETGTALEEVTKVFAEFEALPRQAGHDALIEPIAASFDTLVSQVLQPQLHALQEGRLEAYRSLRDTAHTAYDDFYRDAVGFFHTVEAEGTARAGNFEWVVSATRKAIVAVFAAALIMIAVVFWGVTNNLIRPMEQLIKHFQEMERGNLGERIEVFGRNEITKLFATLRGMQTALRATVSQVRESSEAVFAGTSRIADANRDLSARTERQASALTQTASSMEEITATVQSNSRNASDASQAMARVAEQAEEGGHIVAGLVKQMHEVREGSERITDIIALIDQISFQTNILALNASVEAARAGEHGRGFAVVANEVRKLATRSADASAEIRTLIESSVDQARAGATGADKAGAAVEAIRQSVHDINHLMQEIANASREQEAGIGEINRAVSDMDETTQQNAAMVLQASESAEQLEGVASALREVVSRFRLEAQAHEAPLIDSPAPQASTPNAPARLPSMA; encoded by the coding sequence ATGAGATTTGTGCACAACCTTACCATTCGTGCCAGTTGGACACTGGTTCTGCTTGGGTTCTTCTCCATGCTTGCCCTGCTCAGCACGATCGGCCTGCTGGCGGTGACTCACAGCCAGCGCAACTTCAATGCCTTCGAAGCGGTCAACGTTCATCAGCAGGGCACGCTGAACCGGGCCAACTCGATGCTGCTGAGCGCTCGCCTGGACATGGCGCGCTACTACGAAGAGGCCCTGGAGCAGGGTGGGACGGCGGATGCCGGACCGCTCGCCGAGACCGGTACCGCCTTGGAGGAGGTCACCAAGGTATTCGCCGAGTTCGAGGCCCTGCCGCGGCAGGCCGGTCACGACGCGCTCATCGAGCCAATCGCGGCCAGCTTCGACACCCTGGTGTCGCAAGTTCTACAGCCCCAACTGCACGCCCTGCAGGAAGGCAGGCTCGAGGCCTATCGCAGCCTGAGGGATACGGCTCACACCGCCTACGACGACTTCTACCGCGATGCCGTGGGTTTCTTTCATACCGTCGAGGCGGAAGGCACCGCTCGTGCCGGCAACTTCGAATGGGTGGTAAGCGCTACCCGCAAGGCCATCGTGGCAGTCTTTGCCGCGGCACTGATCATGATCGCGGTCGTCTTCTGGGGCGTGACCAACAACCTGATCCGCCCGATGGAGCAGCTCATCAAGCACTTCCAGGAGATGGAGCGAGGCAACCTGGGTGAAAGGATCGAGGTCTTTGGCCGCAACGAGATCACCAAACTCTTCGCCACGCTGCGCGGGATGCAGACCGCGCTTCGCGCTACGGTGTCGCAGGTGCGCGAGAGCAGCGAAGCAGTTTTTGCCGGTACCTCGCGTATCGCCGACGCGAACCGGGATCTCTCCGCCCGCACGGAGCGCCAGGCCTCGGCGCTGACCCAGACCGCCTCCAGCATGGAGGAGATCACGGCAACGGTGCAGAGCAATAGCCGCAACGCATCCGATGCCAGCCAGGCCATGGCGAGAGTCGCCGAACAGGCCGAAGAAGGCGGCCACATCGTGGCCGGACTGGTCAAGCAGATGCATGAGGTGCGGGAAGGGTCGGAACGCATCACGGATATCATCGCGCTGATCGATCAGATCTCGTTCCAGACCAATATCCTTGCCCTCAATGCATCCGTCGAGGCAGCCCGAGCCGGTGAGCATGGCCGGGGCTTTGCCGTCGTCGCCAACGAAGTCCGCAAGCTGGCCACACGCAGCGCCGATGCCTCTGCCGAGATCCGCACGCTGATCGAAAGCTCCGTCGACCAGGCCAGGGCGGGCGCCACTGGTGCCGACAAGGCGGGTGCGGCCGTGGAAGCGATCCGCCAGTCCGTGCACGACATCAACCACCTGATGCAGGAGATCGCCAACGCCTCTCGCGAGCAGGAGGCGGGCATCGGTGAGATCAATCGCGCGGTTTCCGACATGGACGAAACCACCCAGCAGAATGCCGCCATGGTATTGCAGGCCAGCGAGTCCGCCGAGCAGTTGGAAGGCGTGGCCAGCGCATTGCGCGAGGTGGTCTCACGCTTCCGCCTGGAAGCGCAGGCTCACGAGGCGCCCTTGATCGACTCGCCGGCCCCGCAAGCTTCGACACCGAACGCACCGGCCCGGCTACCCTCGATGGCCTGA
- a CDS encoding ferritin-like domain-containing protein — translation MVIKNAQELFVRLLSETNSAEKQITRALPKMARAADNEKLVEAFQHHLEETQGQLERIEQAADSIPDIRVKRLKCHAMESLIQEGEELIDSTEKGPVRDAGLIAAAQKVEHFEIAAYGTLCELAEQLGHTKAKEILAETLKEEKSTDDKLSKLAKQDVNKQAS, via the coding sequence ATGGTCATCAAGAACGCTCAGGAACTGTTCGTGCGCCTGCTTTCCGAAACCAACAGCGCCGAGAAGCAGATCACCCGCGCGCTGCCCAAGATGGCTCGCGCCGCCGATAACGAGAAGCTGGTAGAGGCCTTCCAGCATCATCTGGAGGAGACGCAAGGCCAGCTGGAGCGTATCGAGCAAGCCGCCGATTCCATCCCCGACATACGTGTCAAACGGCTCAAGTGCCATGCCATGGAGAGCCTGATTCAGGAAGGCGAAGAGCTGATCGACTCCACCGAGAAGGGCCCGGTGCGCGATGCCGGCCTGATCGCTGCGGCTCAGAAAGTGGAGCACTTCGAGATCGCTGCCTACGGCACCCTGTGCGAACTGGCCGAGCAACTGGGCCATACCAAGGCCAAGGAGATACTCGCCGAGACACTCAAGGAGGAGAAGTCCACCGATGACAAGCTGAGCAAGCTAGCCAAGCAGGACGTCAACAAGCAAGCAAGCTGA
- a CDS encoding response regulator encodes MPLEELITFLDEHYQAQNLGRKQREGHQGGQTLLLLDDEANILRALKRVLRRDGYRVLTTTSAQEAFELLATETVQVIISDQRMPEMSGTEFLRRAKELYPDTVQIVLSGYTDLKTITEAINESAIYKFLTKPWDDEELRLVVQQAFRHYAKQRVRRRSENA; translated from the coding sequence ATGCCATTGGAGGAGCTCATCACCTTCCTGGATGAACACTATCAGGCCCAGAACCTTGGCCGGAAGCAACGCGAAGGCCATCAGGGCGGGCAAACACTGCTGCTGCTGGACGACGAAGCCAATATCCTGCGAGCTCTCAAGCGCGTGTTGCGCCGGGACGGTTATCGGGTCCTGACGACGACCAGTGCCCAAGAGGCATTCGAACTGCTAGCGACCGAAACGGTGCAAGTGATCATCAGCGATCAGCGAATGCCGGAAATGAGCGGCACGGAATTCCTGCGCCGAGCCAAGGAGCTGTATCCCGATACGGTACAGATCGTGCTTTCGGGCTATACCGACCTAAAGACCATCACCGAGGCAATCAACGAAAGTGCCATCTACAAATTCCTGACCAAGCCATGGGATGACGAGGAGCTACGCTTGGTCGTGCAGCAGGCTTTTCGCCACTATGCCAAACAGCGGGTACGGCGACGCAGCGAAAACGCCTGA